The Arachis ipaensis cultivar K30076 chromosome B03, Araip1.1, whole genome shotgun sequence region AAAGACGACGACGATACGGGGTTCGATGCTTCTATAGAAGATGAATTCGAAAGAGGAACGGGTCCGAAGCGGTTCACTCAGAAGGAGCTAAGCCAAGCGACGAACGGGTTCGCGGAAGAAGGAAAGCTGGGAGAAGGAGGATTTGGAGGTGTGTACAAAGGAGCAGTAGGGAATCCAAGAATGGAAGTTGCGGTGAAGAGAGTATCGAAAGGATCAAAACAGGGGAAAAAGGAGTACATATCAGAAGTAAGAGTAATAAGCAGGCTGAGGCACAGGAATTTGGTTCAACTCATAGGCTGGTGCCATGAGAAAGGtgagtttcttcttgtttatgagtaCATGCCTAATGGTAGCCTTGACTCTCATTTGTTTGGAAAAGGAGTCATGCTTTCTTGGGCTGTAAGGTACAAGATTGCATTGGGTTTGGCATCTGCACTTGTTTATCTTCATGAAGAATGGGAACAATGTGTGGTGCATAGGGATATTAAGTCAAGTAATGTCATGTTAGATGCCAATTTCAATGCCAAACTCGGCGATTTCGGTCTAGCAAGGTTGGTGGACCATGAACTGGGGACTCAAACCACGGTTTTGGCCGGCACCATGGGATACCTAGCCCCGGAGTGTGTCACCACTGGGAAATCAAGTAAGGAATCTGATGTGTATAGCTTTGGCGCCGTGGCGCTCGAGATAGCGTGCGGGCGAAGGCCGGTTCAAGTTAAAGAAGAGCCCGGCAAAGTGAGGCTGATAGAATGGGTGTGGAACTTGTATGGACAGGGGAAGCTTCTAGAAGCCGCTGATTGGAGGTTAGATTTGGAATTTGATGTGAAGCAAATGGAGTGCTTGATGACCGTTGGATTGTGGTGTTGTCACCCTGATTATACTATGAGGCCTTCTATAAAGCAAGTCATAAATGTGCTTAATTTTGAAGCTCCTTTGCCAACACTTCCATCACAGTTACCTGTGCCTATGTACTTCGCACCTCCCATGGACATGTGCAAATTCACCTACACTTCTTCTGGAACCACAGCCACATCTAAAGACTCCTCAAACTACTCATCCATGTCAGCAGGGTCCAGAAAATCTCTATTATAGCTTGCAAATATGTATCGTGTATTTTTGTATCATGGCGAACGAAACAAGTTCGTTGTTTTTGTGTAAGTGATGATTGTCAACACTCAGCAGATGTAGTTCTTCATATTTTGTATATGGTTTTTTGTTTTGCTTTGGGGTTCTGAATTTGGCCTGATTGCCTCAATAATTAAGATATCCATACCACTTGTGCTAATTAAACGCAATCTTATATATTATTAATACGCTTTCTGCTATGATTACCACATTGCAATGGACAAAAAGTTGAGTGTGGTGAAACTCGACtaaattaagtttttatattatGTTTGGCGTAAAGTATATAAAACTGAATTATGTCTTAGTGTTTTATTgaatgaaaattatttttggtcaagaagattattttttatttttattatatttttctttcttcttgggtCCTATTGGATCTTACTGACGAATTGTACATAGTTTAAGTATTCTGAACCAGAAAATTGCTGAATTGTTTTGCAGAGCCCAATCTAAAGGAGTATTCTACCAGTACCAACCTTGACTgctaaaaaaatagtaaaataccatgagatcaaatttttaaattgacaCATTCTTAGaccaaagagaaaaaaaaaacaataaccaaaataaacaaataaaataatgtAACAAGACTAATTAATTTAGATTGATCAACTAATTAGTTTACTCATTTGTTTAAATAAGTGTTAGAATTTAAATTTCACATTATGCATCTAACAACCTAAAAAGATGGATATTCTCGTAAATATATTTTCACATAAAGATGATAGAGAAAAGCTCCGCATACAAGTCATTAGgacttgtatgctttacaagttaaTTAACGAATAAACCCCCCAAAACGCGATGCAAggtacgttcttcttcttcttcttcttcttcttcttcttcttcttcttcttcttcttcttcttcttcttcttcttcttcttcttctctttcgtttcttgctttctctttctcgttcttcttcttcttgcatgttcttcttcctcttcctcttcttcttcttttctttcgtttctttccttctgtttctccttcttcttcttcttgctgcacgttcgtCTTTCTCtttctgttcttcttcttcatttacgtgcttttctctctgttttctttcttcgttattctcgatttccattgtttttttacatcaagctctgaaatcgtttttgaagaagaagaagcagcagaagatgaggaggagaaagagaaaaagttcTGAAATATGCAtgaggtgtacttcaacgaattttgggtgtatttctgtaatcgtttgggtgaattcatgtaaccatttgggtgtatttctgtaatcgtttgggtgtattacagaaaggattacagaaatacacccaaacggttacagaaatacacccaaaggattacagaaatacacccaaaggatttaagaaatacacccaaaatagggggagacagtatatttcttcttgaaatcttttaatgttttgctggttaaggatgaggcatatgacagagacaatctagaagaaaaacctagaagaacagtaaaacagtaccttgaataatgtttcttccttttttctggtaattttttatggagatttgtatcttttcttcttgatttcttctactcttcgcgAAGAGTTGGAACGTTTCTGCATAATCGTAGTagtttgttttgaatcttgatggtttgcgttttgattgaggaagaagaggaagagtgaacGTGGGTGGAAAGAGAGCGTGTTTTTTTCTTGATGGTttgcgttttgattgaggaagaagacgAAGAGTAAATGTGTTGTTGAAGGAGCGCGTGTTTTTTTCTTAGACTTGGAGCAACTTATataacttgtaagccaaaaaggcttgtatgtgtagcaggcctcaaGATGATATTACAAACTATTAGATCGTTTGACATGTGAATAGATATTTATGGAAGCATTTACCATCAAAAGAATATGCTAAAATATAAAATGAGTCAGCAAAatatttttaaaggaaaaaaaccattaataatatttttataccaATAGCTAGATAAttcaattagattttttttttccagATTGGTTGTTAGTTGTTACACACTCGATCTAAGCGGAGAGAGTTAAACAAGACATCATACAAAAATTAGTTACTCCCCTTTAGCATTGCCATTAGAGAGAACGTTCCCGATGAATTTTAAAATAATCTACCTGCAGTAGTATATGTATACATTCTCCTATTGCAATTTATCTCAATGCTATTATGTAATAAATCACTATTCTACTACTAAAACACCTACTCCATGATAACCATCTAATGTACATACATAACCCGACCACCAGGACGCATCACTTTAATAATGAAGTAAGCAATACATTATATTATATTCTTAAAGCTCATTCTTGACACCAATATGTCCACTAAGTGTTGTTGTTCACGGTCATTTGATTCATGCTTGTCTTATTTAGGTCCAGTTTGGATAAACAGTTTAATTAaatcttttttgaaaaaataatttaaacaataaatagctagattaaaagtagcttataaataagttattttgtgtttggatttttaactttaaaagtgcttatttcatagaaatgtgataaaaaatagttatattatgagagaagtcatttttttaacgtCTCTATAGGCTTCTAAATAGTTTCTTAGAAAGCCGcgattcaattttaaaaattgcaccagacattaatactactacttttcataagtcaaaagctcaaaaaaaaattacttttaaagcttCCAAAACGAACCTTTAGTATTTGCTCTCATCCTTATGTATCAGATCACCTCCGTATTTTGAAACAAGTGGTTcaaatttttgtgttttattcCTTAAGAATCTTGATTTTCAATTTATTTCCTCCTCCCCTTCAATCCAATCGACAATATCTTTTTGGCTTACCACCATTGTAATATCTTCCTCAACAACACTAATTTCTTTCGGTAAAAATTGAATTACCACTTGTAACTTTTTAAGTAATGCCTCTCCCGCAGTATCTTCCTTCATTATGTTACCCATAAACCACCTCATTTCACTATCATTAGTTGTCAAGTACCTACCTACCACAAAGCTATTTATTTTCGATAAAAATATACACATTGCCACCAAACTTAACATGTTCTTTTTTTATCTTGTCTTCTATTTTTTTGGTATTGTCATTGCCTTTTATTTTGTAACACACCATTGATCAACACAATTTTTTATTTGCTCTCACCCACTATTTCATGTTgtcattttattttcaaatacTTTTACATTACGACTCTTCCACACTATCCATATAACTGCAAAGAAATGAATACTTCATCTCCTTTTTTTGAGTTTGTGAGTCTCTTGATTCATCCAACTCTCAAACCATAACCTCATATTATTATATCCTACTTACCATACATTTTTCCAACATAAAGACAGCCACAACAATTTACTCACAAAACGACGATGTATACAAAAATGATTTACCGTCTCATCTTTGGTATCACACGTGACACATTTTTCTTCTTCCGATTGTATAATATTTTTCTCAACAAGGTATCTTTTGTATTAGTCTCCCTGTTAAGGCGAACCATGCAAGCATTTTCACTCTTGACGGCACTAATCCACACCAAATATCATCAAAATATGCTTCATTGTAGATATCTCAAACTCTTTTTCTGTTGCCATAGTATTAAAGGATTCTCTTGACTACTTTCCATCTGCATTGAACGTCCATACCAAACTATCCTGCACacaaaaaaaatagaatccaacaTTTTTTGTAACTCACTAGCAAGTGTTTTTTCTCTCTTAAAGAACTCTCTCCACCGTTGAAGGTTCTAGGCCCAACTAGTACCAATCCACACACCACACTCGCTGATGTAGCTATCTTTTAGATTTGAGATGTTAAAGAGTTTAGGAAACTTTTCTTCCAACGTTTTGTCCCCCATCCATacatcttttcaaaatctcaCTTTTTTACCATCACCAACACATTTTCTCCTATGATATTATTTTTGGTTATCATTCCCGCAATTTCCTTCCAAAGTCCATTAGATCCACGGAAGTTCTGATCCCCCACAAACGTATTTGTATCAATATTATAGCATGAGCTTACTACTTTCTTTCATAATGGCTCATATTCATCGGAGAATCTCCACTACCACTTAAACAACGCTGCATTTTTCATCTCCAAACTGTCCACCCCTAATCCCCCCGTGTTCCTTAGGCTTATGGATGGTGCTCTACTTAATGGTCGGCATAACTCTCTTTTCTCTATTACTCCCCAAAAGAACTTAGTTTGCAGAGAGATCATATTCTTTTTTACTTGAACCGACATTTTAAACAATCCCAAATAGTACATCGAAAGACTGCTTAATCGACTTAATAATTACCACCCTCCCTGCTTTTGTCAGTAGGCTAGCCTTCTACGCTCCCAATCTCTTCTCAATATTATCAAGTAATGGTTTCCACGTGCTCACCTTCTTTGGATTTGCTCCTTGGGCGATACCAAAGTAAGTTATTGGTAATGAACCCACACTACATCGCATTGCGCTACTCAACCTGATTACCAGCTAAGGTTCACAGTTCACCGGATGACAATTGATTTCTCAAAATTAATTTCTAACCCCGACATCATGCCAAAACACTGTAGAATGCGCTTATAGCATATCAAAACCGCTGGATCAGCTGGGCAAAATAGAACTGTGTCATTCGCAAATTGGAGATGCGTTAATGACACTTTTTTCTTACCCACTTCTAGTCCTTGAACCAACTGTTTCCCACTACTCGCTGAATCATCTTATTTAAGGCTTTTGCTACTAACACAAATAGGAAAGGTGATATTATTGGATCACCTTGCCTAAGTCCTCTCTCCATTGCAAATGACTTTGTTGGAGAGCCATTTATTAAGACCGACATCATTACTGTTTCTAACATTCCATGTGTCCACCATTTTCATCTAGGACATGATCAATGAAGCACCACTTTATCGAGTCAAAGGCCTTTCTAAAATCTAGTTTTACAAGCACCCTTTCCTTTCTTGTCTTTTTAAGCCACGCTAATGTCTCACATGCGATTAGGGCTCCATCCAAAATTTGTCGACTCTGCACAAACGTTATTTGGGTATCTCCAACTAATCCACTTATTAGAGGTCTCAGCCTTGCAACCAGAACTTTAGATACCACTTTATAAATACTTCCCACTATACTGATGGGCCTTAAATCCTTGATTTCTCTACCCTCACCCGATTTCGTCGCCAACGCAACCCATGTCATGTTAGACTAATCAGCAATGCTACCAAAGACACATGTTTTTCTTAATTTAAATGATCTCTTACGCCTTATTGTAGAacagggttaagtacgattttggtccttaaggtataGGTCGAAAGTTTTTTTCGTCTTCAactttttttttgcatacaaaatcatcCATAAAGTTTAAAATCAAGTTTTAAAAATTCGTcatttttacttaaatattaaaattttggacTAAATTatccataataaaaaaatttataaaataaaaaaataagaaaaagagagtATTTTTGCTCCTGCGAAcggagaaggaaagaaaaagaaggaaaaaagaaagaaaaagttgtCTATGATCTACCTCCACCTCTGCTTCTGCTGCCACTTCTATacgattttggtccttaaggtaagaacgattttaaaatcaaattaaatcttAGGACGAttttatatgtaaaaaaaaattaaaaataaaaagaatttcgACTTATACCAACCCTTATTGAACATTATCAGTTTGCTTGAATTTGAAATCTTAGTTAAGGGGAATAAAGCAATTTACGAATTCAACAATTTATTGTTGGTTGCATGACTTCATCTTTCACAGGCCACAAGTGACCAATGCAAAGGGATTATTTTTTGGAAAAGTATAAGTAATCAACaaaatttttgaacaatgtgtaaacaatgtgaattaataggattaaaagagtaaatttaattaataacatTAAATTAGAATGTAatatattttcatttgattggtaattatttatgttgttcaaaatttttattgttttcctaGCACTTCCCTTATTTTTTACCTTATTTTCTTGTGTTTGGCCTTTCGGTTGAGCAGACAATAATTGTTGTCAAAGTTTAATGGTAGAATATTCTCATTCACGGAACATTACAGATTCAACTAATTGAATAAATTAACGACCAACTTTGTTAAATGCAGAGACCTGGTGAGTCATCCTTGCTATAGGGTCCGTGGATAATCCTCTAATAAGTGCACCTGGCTTAAGTCCATTGAGCCATTGTCTTTAGAGAAGATAAATAATTATCGTCGCTAAACTTTCTAGAATCTAGACCGCACCAAATGTCCTTGCCAGGTGCAATCTAtctattataataatatttctCACGTTTTATTTAATCTCTTTGGTTTTTNNNNNNNNNNNNNNNNNNNNNNNNNNNNNNNNNNNNNNNNNNNNNNNNNNNNNNNNNNNNNNNNNNNNNNNNNNNNNNNNNNNNNNNNNNNNNNNNNNNNNNNNNAAAGTTGAGATACTTACTACAACACAAATCATACTTAATTTTAATAGCACAAATTAGTTGAAAACTGGTTATATACAATTTTTTTGCTAGGCCAACcccacttttaattttattttttaaataaaaatggaaaataaagtttaaaaaattcaaattagtGTTACATAGTAtccaatatttttattaaaacgtATTAATTATATAATCCATCCAATGGTGACCAAAGCTTCCACAATTGGGCCGAAAAAAGTATTAATTAGCATAATTAAATGTTGTTGTCCCCcttaccaaaaaataaaaaaaaataaatgttgttGTCCCACTTTTCTAATCTGCGGTCCTGTTCTCTAGATATTGTACTTTACCATGAAACATCCCAGGCTAAAACAGAAGTGCCCCACATAAACAAAAAAGTAGTGGTTCAGACTTCAGAGGCTTTTTCCGCCCTCTCTCCATCTCAAAGGTCTCGGATTCGAGTCCTACCAGTTGCAACCGAGAAGAatgaaaattatttaatttattgggGTACTTAGAATTGGGAGTTGTCTAATCtacccataaaaaaaaaaatttcagaagcTTTTAGAGTTTATAAAGTGAAAAGAaatcttctaaaataaaaatagtaataaaatattattattacattNNNNNNNNNNNNNNNNNNNNNNNNNNNNNNNNNNNNNNNNNNNNNNNNNNNNNNNNNNNNNNNNNNNNNNNNNNNNNNNNNNNNNNNNNNNNNNNNNNNNNNNNNNNNNNNNNNNNNNNNNNNNNNNNNNNNNNNNNNNNNNNNNNNNNNNNNNNNNNNNNNNNNNNNNNNNNNNNNNNNNNNNNNNNNNNNNNNNNNNNNNNNNNNNNNNNNNNNNNNNNNNNNNNNNNNNNNNNNNNNNNNNNNNNNNNNNNNNNNNNNNNNNNNNNNNNNNNNNNNNNNNNNNNNNNNNNNNNNNNNNNNNNNNNNNNNNNNNNNNNNNNNNNNNNNNNNNNNNNNNNNNNNNNNNNNNNNNNNNNNNNNNNNNNNNNNNNNNNNNNNNNNNNNNNNNNNNNNNNNNNNNNNNNNNNNNNNNNNNNNNNNNNNNNNNNNNNNNNNNNNNNNNNNNNNNNNNNNNNNNNNNNNNNNNNNNNNNNNNNNNNNNNNNNNNNNNNNNNNNNNNNNNNNNNNNNNNNNNNNNNNNNNNNNNNNNNNNNNNNNNNNNNNNNNNNNNNNNNNNNNNatatatttaaattttatttttttatatattaaaaggATCATTAATATGATGAGTTAGAAACTCGGAATTATTTTCAATCATTATTCTTACAATCGTACAAATGATCTAAGCAAAGGTCTCACGGGAGTTACTTTTGCCCTTAAACCACGTCCAACAAGGAATAGTGGGTGCCATATTCACACATACACAGAAATATGCCTTTTTTTTAGTTGCTTACATTATCTCCTTGTCCAAATAACAAGGACTAACCAGTTGGATTGTGTTTGTTTTTAAGAATAGGATAGGATAAGATACTGAGAACAGGATAGTATAGGGCAAAACATTGATAAAGAGAGACACAAAATATTTtgtgttcttatattttgtttggtgataaactaaaacaaattatgaaaattcaatttattctcattttttcattcaaaaaattttgagatgaaaaatataacaataaaaaatataattatgaaaaattaacaagaataatgaaagaaaaaataaaaaataagttgtgttctttgttagtgtctccgtgtccttcctattaggatggacacaaaatacactaatttaatgtctctggacacattgtctctgtccatgtctcttctgccaaacacgattttgtgtctcagTGTCCCTATCTCAATGTCTCTCTGTAAACAAACAAACACATCTTTACtgatatgaattttatttaaacgATTgttattagtcaataaattattatatgtaCAAGACAAAATTCAAATCCAACATTTATTTaaacaaatgaataaactaatTACTGGATCAACTTAAGTTAGTTTATAACCTTATGCTTATGGAGCGTCAACTCACACCAATGTTGGATTTATTTGGTTGTCAATAACTTTGTCAATTGTTATAGGTGGCGGTTCCAATAACGATATTAATTTTTCTCCATTTTGGGGTGGTGTTGACGAAATAATATTGAATTCGAGGCTATTCTTTTCTTACCTATTCTCTTTATGGTTCGGGCCTAGATAATAGATatgatattaaaaaaaatgtattaaGTAAAACAGAACTATAATATACTTTGTATGCATGTTAGGCAATTTTTTATCAAATGATCATAACTAAATGTCATGGTTTTCTAACAAGAAGGATTAGGTATATACCAACGCCTCCATTATTTTACCAAGTACCATTTATAATTAGAAGACTAGACTAGAAGTTATTCGGGGCAAGTATTATATCAATTTTACCACCAGTCACGTCTCTTATTTCGTCAACCTTTTGGTATAACGCCACAAAACAACTTCATTAACATAagcttatatatttttttttattaaaagaaaaaactaTTGGTCAACAATTTGCTTTATTCagaattaattattgttgattttCTCAGTAAACACAGAGAAATTAATCATTATTACTACATTTTCTTTTGAGATTCTTACCTTATTCTACGTCTCCACCTAACCACACCATATATGAGGGGCTGCAAATGATTTTCTGAAACTCGAAGAGTATTTGTAAAAGACCGATATGACCCTGAAGAGTGGACAATGTCCTACGCTGAAGGGAAGACTTCCTTAAtgtgaaatcatagaaaaaatagAGGTAGCTGTATGTGGCTTCCCAACCCATTTAGGCAAagtaaaaaagataaattaaataatagaATATATAGCCGAAAAAATATAATGTAgtagcatgaaagaaaaggcAGAGTTGTTTACTTGTTTTGGTGATTGAGTTtccagttatatatatatatacaggcCAATCACTTGCCATTATGTTAATGTCAGCACGTTTTTTTAAGCTGCGAATTATTAAGGTTCCAAAGAGAACTTAAAGTAACGAAGAGAGTtatagaaagagagagagagagagaacacaAAACAATTGTTATATTTCCCATACCCTGTTTCTGTTGTTGCTCATTCACCTTCATCTTCTTCAACTGAAAAACAAACACTTTTTCCTAAAGGTTCGTCCATGTCTTTTACAAAACTCTCTGTTTATTCTTAAATtccatttaatttaattaattatcaaCATATGCTAAGGTAGTTTCACAGTGCTCTTTACTTTTCCAACCATTCAAACAGCATTTTCTTGGTTCATTATGCCATTTTGTAATCTCTGTATCTCTCGAATGAAGCttgttaatattaatattattgttttttctttttaattaattaatatgtaTGGTTTTTTAAAGGGTAATAACATTGAGGAAACAAGGTTTCTTGTTGTGGTGGTTTGGAATGACTATGCaactctgcttcttcttcttcttcttgttgttgctTGGTGCCTCCTCTTCTGATAAGACAACATTAAGGTAATTGTATCATCAATTCATCTCTCAACTTTTGGCTTATATAGCATTTTTTG contains the following coding sequences:
- the LOC107633804 gene encoding L-type lectin-domain containing receptor kinase IX.1-like, producing MALFSMFMIFTWLIFLYNTKTVESVSFNLDNFMPNLYLIKFEGDAFVSEKVLQLTKNRIDGPITKSVGRASFDQPVKLWDKGTRQLTDFTTHFSFIMKAINPNMFGDGLSFYIAPFESTIPNNSVGGFLGLFSGESAFNTTANQIVAVEFDSFENPWDPNPNHVGINVNSIISVANVSWNRNMKNGSVANAWVSYNSTTKNLSVFLTYADNPTFNGSFSLSHVIDLREFLPEFVRIGFSAATGDWIEIHNVLSWSFNSTLDSSTGKSKVGLASGLSVGFGTLACLIGVICFVFWRKKRNRAKKDDDDTGFDASIEDEFERGTGPKRFTQKELSQATNGFAEEGKLGEGGFGGVYKGAVGNPRMEVAVKRVSKGSKQGKKEYISEVRVISRLRHRNLVQLIGWCHEKGEFLLVYEYMPNGSLDSHLFGKGVMLSWAVRYKIALGLASALVYLHEEWEQCVVHRDIKSSNVMLDANFNAKLGDFGLARLVDHELGTQTTVLAGTMGYLAPECVTTGKSSKESDVYSFGAVALEIACGRRPVQVKEEPGKVRLIEWVWNLYGQGKLLEAADWRLDLEFDVKQMECLMTVGLWCCHPDYTMRPSIKQVINVLNFEAPLPTLPSQLPVPMYFAPPMDMCKFTYTSSGTTATSKDSSNYSSMSAGSRKSLL